The Pyrus communis chromosome 12, drPyrComm1.1, whole genome shotgun sequence genomic sequence CGGATTCGGTTTCTGCGGTTGTGCTGTTTTATCCTTTGTGTGTTGCTGTGAACAAAGACGGAGGCGTACAAAAAGCGACGACGGAATGAGATGGTGCGTTTTGCTTGTTTAATTTGTGGTTTCAGATCTCGTACATTGCTCTCTTTTTTCTGGAACCGTTTCTGCTTCTGAAAAAgtcgtttttaaatttatgttctGCATTTATAGAATTCGTGATCGAATGAATGGCTGGAATGTATTTAGGTGTTCATTTTTTTGAGTAAATTTCCATTGTTTTTATTtagaattttataaattttagttttgctGGTAATTATGCGTTATGTAAAAGTTGCTATTTCGAgagtatttatatatatatatatatatgtatgtatttatataattattttagattttttgtttacttttcgAGGGGTTTGGATGATGATGTTCATTAATTTGACTGCATGTTACGACTGAATAACTGATGAATTTGATTTTTGGCGGGTTTGTAGAAATTTAggagttttatttttctgtttgttggttaatttttttttttttcatttgaaatttttgtacATGAATCTCTTATAAATCGCTGTCGATATCATATTACATAAAGTGGTATGTTGTATTGTTTTATTTGAATGCAAGATGATCACGTATATACTCGTGTATGCGTGCATAACTCTTTCATTTTCCCCTGTTCTGTACCATTTTTGCCTGTAATTTTTAATTGGTGGAATGAATTGATGCTGGTGTTCAGTGGCATATAGggattttaagttttgtttttctttggccGTGATATCGGTATTAGTTGGTTTGATGATTCGTATCATGTTTGTTTGGGGTTGTTCAATATCGTGCAACTCTTACTAACGCAGTAGAATGTCCTTGCTTCTTGTTTCATTGTGTTTCAAAAGAAACATTACAGATATAGCCACGTCATCTTGCCGATGTGTGTTGAACTTTCATTTGGCTATGGCTCTGAGTTTGTTCAACATGTTTTAGTTATTGACTTATAGGAAAGAGTAGTGTTAAATGAAGTACGTGTATGAGAGGTAACCATGGCGTTTGGGATGCACTTATGTTTCATTCTTGCTGATTTGGTAGTATTCGATCTACTCAGATATCGAGTCTGTTTGACAAATTTCGTACAAATGATGCATGCGTGAACTGAGTTTCATTTTgcatttccctttttattttattattcaagtACATGACCTGGCTCTTTGGTTTACAGGTGGAAGGAAGGGTTTGTTTGTCCAAAGAGGccaaaaatggattagaaattcTGAAGCGTAGAAGGCTTCAGCGAATGAGACCGGAAACTGCTACTGAGCCTGTAAATCATACTAATACAATGGCTCGAAGTGGAGGTGATGCTTTAAAACCTTCTGTATCGTTTGGTGTTAGATTACAGGGAGGTGCCGACTCAGTTTCTCTGTCCGGTGGTGCTATACATGGAAAAGACGTTTTTTCGAAGCGTAGGGTGGATAAGTTTGAAACAAGTGATCTAGAGTGGATTGAGAAAATTCCCGAGTGTCCTGTATACTATCCAGCAATGGAGGAGTTTGAGGATCCTTTGGTTTATTTACAGAAGATAGCTCCAGAAGCTTCAAAATATGGTAAGGAGATTAAGAAATTTTGTCGAGTTTGTTGTGGGTTGGGTTAGGAGAGCTATTATGTCTCCATCTTGGCAATACATCTAAAAACATTATCACTTGGTTGTAGGTTCAGTTTGGAGTTTTGGTTTCTTTGCCccctttcaaatttttctttttatgttgaAGTTTCCACAATAACCATTGTTTTTCCGTTtatacaaatattttattttccaatttaattgctctgtttttttttacttcatttgaaTTAGAACCTCCTTTCTTGACATACATTGATATTAAAAAGATACGTGATATCATAAATGCTCTTGAAGCACGCACATACACATTGAGTATATATAGTTATCTTTGTCATTGATATATGATATTGAATAATGTTATGATTCTCTTCCCTGTTTCTTGTAAGATAGTATTTTCTGGAGAAATACcttggattaaatttttttccacATGAGTACAATAATGGAGTCCCCTCATAGCCATCCAATAAATTTGGGGTGGCATAATGACCAACTTTTCCCATTCTAACCTGCAACGGTATATTCAGGTATATGCAAGATTGTCTCTCCTTTGAGTGCTTCTACTCCAGCTGGGGTTGTATTGATGAGAGAGAAAGCAGGATTCAAGTTCACAACTAGAGTACAACCTCTACGTCTTGCAGAGTGGGACAATGATGACAAGGTCACCTTTTTCATGAGCGGAAGGTGAGAGATTCTactaattataaatataaagtaTTACTTGATTATATCTTCGGTTTTTTGAGTGAGTTTAATTTTACAGAAATTATACATTCCGTGATTTCGAGAAAATGGCGAACAAGGTTTTTGCTCGTAGATATTGTAGTACCGGTTCTCTTCCTGCCTCGTTCTTGGAAAAAGAATTTTGGCAAGAAATTTCTTGTGGAAAGACAGAAACTGTTGAGTATGCTTGTGATGTAGAGGGTAGTGCCTTTTCATCTTCTCACAGTGATCCTCTTGGAAATAGCAAATGGAATTTAAAGGTGTTGATTCTGCCAATCTTTCTGTCTGTTTAACTATTTAGTAGGTGATTGATATATTTATGTAGGCATTCATTGTTCAGTTCTAAAACTGGCACCTTACAGGACACACAAAAGAACATGTTAGTGTTGTACATGTAataaggccaaaaccaaccctaACAGTGCAAAACCAAGAAAGAATAAGGATGTAGCGGAAAATTTAAAAGAGCGGATACTAAGAGTACTGTTGCAAAGTGGCCATTAGGGATGGTATTTTATGAGAAAGAGGGTTTCACCTTGTTCAAATAGATAGGTTATCTTGAATTACATGACTTGTGCTTTTCTCATGTAATTCTCTTTTTCTGACCTCTGTTTTCCTGTTAAACCTTTATATGACCTTTGATATGTAACCCTTAGTTTGCATAAATTCTTAAGAGTAATATTCTAATTTGGTTCACTATATGTGGTGGTATGCACATCAACTGATACCCTCTTTCTCTAATTTCAGAATCTTTCAAGGTTGCCCAAGTCCATTTTGCGTCTTCTAGAAACTGCAATTCCGGTAAGGAAACTAGTTCAGTTCACCCTTTTGCATTATTTATAGGCTGTATCCCTCTGTTACTTATGTTGCTTTATAACAGGGTGTAACGGATCCCATGCTATACATTGGAATGCTATTTAGTATGTTTGCTTGGCATGTGGAGGATCATTATTTGTACAGGTATTAGTCACTATACATGTCACTATTTATTCCCAGTGAAGGCAACAGTGTCTTCCATTTCTTATTTCTAAGAATTGTTATCAATTgtgttcttattttttatttatttcacatGGCAGTATTAATTATCATCATTGTGGCGCATCCAAAACCTGGTATGGCATACCAGGTGAAGCTGCTCTGCAATTTGAAAAGGTTGTTAAGGAACATGTGTACACGCATGATATCATATCAACTGATGGAGAAGATGGGGCATTTGATGTCTTGTTGGGGAAAACAACATTGTTTCCTCCAAATATTTTGTTGGAACATGATGTCCCTGTATACAAGGCTGTGCAAAAGCCAGGAGAGTTTGTTATTACTTTCCCTAGAGCATACCATGCTGGATTCAGTCATGGTAGGGTTTCTACTTCACTTTCTCCCTTCATTTTATTTGCCCTCTTTGTCCATCTTATTTTGCTTGCTTCTTTGACTATTAATTTTAATGCccttttttaatgtaaatataggTTTCAACTGTGGCGAGGCGGTCAACTTTGCAATTGGTGATTGGTTCCCTTTAGGTGCTATTGCTAGCCGGCGTTATGCACTGCTTAACAGGATGCCTCTGCTTCCTCATGAAGAACTTCTGTGTAAAGAAGCGATGCTTCTACACACTAGTTTAGAACTTGAAGATTCATATTATTCATCTGCTGATTTGGTGTCCCATGATAGCATTAAGATGTCTTTTGTGAGATTGATGCGCTTTCAGCATCGTGCTCGTTGGTCTTTAATGAAGTCAGGGGCATGCACCAGTGTTTTGCCAAACTCCTATGGAACCATTCTATGCAGCCTATGCAAGCGTGATTGCTACATAGCTTTCATTAATTGCAATTGTTACATGCATCCCGTCTGCCTTCGCCATGGTATGTCTCCTATTATGtgaatattttatatgaaattttgAACTACTCACCTCAGACTTGTTATGATAGTGATTGTCCTTGATTGTCCCGCACCTAGTTTAAAATATAAACAGATAGAAAAACAGATCTATTGACTTAAAATCTCTAGTAGTTGCTTATTACGATCTTGTTTCCCAATGCACAGATGTAAGGTCTCTTGACTTCTCATGTGGGACCAATCCTACTCTCTTTTTAAGGGAGGAAATAACAGAATTGGAAGCTGCAGccagaaaatttgaaaaggacGATGGTGTGTTGTTGGCGATAGAAGGGCTAGGCGATGACTTGTATTCATATCCATTAAATTTGTCTCAGAGCGCTGAAGAGAAAGGATACTCTCGTTATTGTGAGATAAAATTTGAGTTGGACACTGAACTCGCTGGCACAACTCAGTATCAGTCACATGAGGCAGAAACGGCCCAAATGGGTTCTCATGGCCAGCCCATGTTGAGATCTGATGCAAAATATTCAAGTCCTGCAGTGTCAGACGGTTCCCTTTCATGTGCTGCATCAACTCTTTGTTCTCTTCTAGAGCCTCATGAGAGCTCATCTGCACCCAATAATGTGAGATATAGCTCCTTTTTTATGCCTTTTGTATTTTAATGCTTTATCTAGAGCTCATCTGCAGTAGGTGTAGGacgatttttctttttaaacattCAATGAACTGAAGTGCAATTTTCGGATTAACTAAAGTGGATTGTTGCATTCATATGTTTCCTGGCAGGTACAGGAAAATGCTAAAGAAACTCTAAATTCTAAAAGGCATTCTGAAGAATTGGTTCGCAGTGTTTACGATTCTTCTCTGTCCTCTCCATCATATGATGAATGTTCTAGTGCACGCCCAGGGAATTCTAATGGATCGGAGGTTAGACGTGTTGTGGATCAAGGCAGTGATGATTCTGATTCAGAGATCTTTAGGGTTAAGCGTCGTTCATCATTGAAGGTGGTGGACAAAACGAGTGTAAATGATGTCTCGGCATCAAATCATTCTGAAAACAAGGTATTCCTCACGTAGCCCTGTACTTCAGTTTCCGGTGCATGTGATTAGTTATAATGATTGGTTTTCATAGATGGGTAGATCATTAGTCCGTCACTTAATTTAGAAATCGAAGATTTTATCAATAgcatatatttttaaatttcttttgattttccatTAATTATCAGTGCAATGCTTAAAATAAAATGCTGGACTTATCAAATGGAGAACTTACAATGTTATTCATCAAATACCTGTAATCGACCCAACAGAGGGGAAATCGACCTATGCATGGTTTCTGATGaggatttgtttaatttgttttattctgtttgtatatattttgctGACGTCTGAGCTGTATTTGCAAAAAAACAGGGGTTTAAACGATTGAAGAAAATGCAACCTGAAAGAAGATGCGGGAGATCATCGGCGCCGTTAGATTATTACAGCCCTGGTGAATCAAATACTAAGTTTGTTTCAACTACTAATTACAGAGGATTTCCAGATAGTGCTGCTTTGGAGGGCAGGTTGTCCACAGGAAGTAGCGCTCCTAGAGGAGGTAATGTTCCCATCTCCATCAAGTTTAAGAAGGTGGCCACCGAAGATTCAGCTAGAAAACAGCGAGAACACCACAGAAAGGATAGATACCAGGATGAATTGGGAAGGAGCCGGAGGCAACCACCCCCAATGGAGGTTGGAGCAAAGCGTATTAAAGTCAAAGGCCCGTCGTTCCTAGGGTCGGAGAGCACACTAGGAAGTGCCAACAATCGGGTTGGCCGACCCTGTAgagagcagcagcagcagcggcATCATAGAACCTGACCTCGCTAACTTGAATTTCTCTAACGGGGTTCTAACAACACGGGTAAAGCTAAAGAAGATGGAAGACGGAAAATTAACCTAGGATAAAGATTTATATTCTTTGTGCAGGCCCTGAAATTGGGGCAATCTGCATTGTTGGTGATTCTTGAGGTTCTCGGGCCGGGGTATTTTTTACCATCTTTGGCAGGAGAACCTTCCTTCCTGCAAACTAGTAGAGATTGGGTTAGTGGTGAATTTCCATGtaaatttatttgtattttcttaCCTTACCATTGTTAAT encodes the following:
- the LOC137709722 gene encoding lysine-specific demethylase JMJ13-like codes for the protein MVEGRVCLSKEAKNGLEILKRRRLQRMRPETATEPVNHTNTMARSGGDALKPSVSFGVRLQGGADSVSLSGGAIHGKDVFSKRRVDKFETSDLEWIEKIPECPVYYPAMEEFEDPLVYLQKIAPEASKYGICKIVSPLSASTPAGVVLMREKAGFKFTTRVQPLRLAEWDNDDKVTFFMSGRNYTFRDFEKMANKVFARRYCSTGSLPASFLEKEFWQEISCGKTETVEYACDVEGSAFSSSHSDPLGNSKWNLKNLSRLPKSILRLLETAIPGVTDPMLYIGMLFSMFAWHVEDHYLYSINYHHCGASKTWYGIPGEAALQFEKVVKEHVYTHDIISTDGEDGAFDVLLGKTTLFPPNILLEHDVPVYKAVQKPGEFVITFPRAYHAGFSHGFNCGEAVNFAIGDWFPLGAIASRRYALLNRMPLLPHEELLCKEAMLLHTSLELEDSYYSSADLVSHDSIKMSFVRLMRFQHRARWSLMKSGACTSVLPNSYGTILCSLCKRDCYIAFINCNCYMHPVCLRHDVRSLDFSCGTNPTLFLREEITELEAAARKFEKDDGVLLAIEGLGDDLYSYPLNLSQSAEEKGYSRYCEIKFELDTELAGTTQYQSHEAETAQMGSHGQPMLRSDAKYSSPAVSDGSLSCAASTLCSLLEPHESSSAPNNVQENAKETLNSKRHSEELVRSVYDSSLSSPSYDECSSARPGNSNGSEVRRVVDQGSDDSDSEIFRVKRRSSLKVVDKTSVNDVSASNHSENKGFKRLKKMQPERRCGRSSAPLDYYSPGESNTKFVSTTNYRGFPDSAALEGRLSTGSSAPRGGNVPISIKFKKVATEDSARKQREHHRKDRYQDELGRSRRQPPPMEVGAKRIKVKGPSFLGSESTLGSANNRVGRPCREQQQQRHHRT